The Callospermophilus lateralis isolate mCalLat2 chromosome X, mCalLat2.hap1, whole genome shotgun sequence genome contains the following window.
CATATTTTCTTATAGCAAGGGGAACTGGCATCCTCAGGTTAAGGGAAGGTACTGTCTGTCCTCAGGTGGTGGGGGACCTGGGCCACCAACTTCCTATGGGAGACATGGGGGACAGGCTAGGCTGCTAGCCACCATTAGAAGGAGTGGCCTGCCTGGCCAGCCCACACCCTTGGTGAGTGGAGGCCTTGTCCGTGCAGTCAGAACAAATGCTCTGCTGTTCAGAGTTGGCATGGGGAAGTGCTTCTGTGTACCCTGGAGGTTGGTCATCCAGCTGCAACATGTGGGTAGGGTTGGGAGGGGACTCCCCTGGGGGCTGGATCCTTGGGAAGCTGAGTTGGAAGTGTCCCCAGGTACCTGGGACAGAGCTTGATGACAGCAGCTGCAGGCTGTCCAGGACCCCATCCTCATACAGGGCCAGCTTCTGCACCATTTTCTGTCGGGCTGGGTTGATGATGATCTGCGGTGGCTCGGACGACGATGACGACGATAAGGCAGAGTTGCCCAGGGGTGATCCTGGGGCAGAGATAGCACCCTCTTAGCTGTCCTTAGCAACTCTTAGTGACACTCTAGCCTCACAAGTCTTCCCAGCACCAAGTCTAGCACCCTGCCTCACCAGCCTCAGGACAGAATTCCTTAGCAAACTCTGAAGCCAGGGCTGATGGGACTGTGCCATGGACCCAGCTCTCAGGATAGGCAAAGAGCCCAAACAGCCTTCCTTGTTTTTGGCTTGTAGGAGTGGGGCGGAAAGGGACCTCTGGCTTTCTCTCATCTACAGGGCATGACCAGGGGAGGGAAAGCATGACAGCAACAAACCATTCTCCATGCCCCTGTGGCCTTGAGCTTGCtaaggacatagtgaactgaactACTTGGCCCCAATTCTTTCCTCTTCTGATGGCCTGGGTGGGGAATATGGGGGATACTGCCAAAGCAGGCATCTGGTCCCTCTTCTGAACACCCCAGCTACCTTCCATGCATGTGGGCCGAAGGCCTGGGCCACTCCCCCAGCTTGACTCTCCAGCGGTGTGCCCCTGAGTACAGCCAGCCTCTTTGAGGGGTGCTGGGCCTGAGGGGCAGCTTGGGGACAAGTGCCAGGAGTGCAGGGCAGCAGAGAGGCTGGATACACTCTCGTCGCTCTCCACAGGCTGGTTGGGGCTTTTCAGGAGCTGCTGGGCAGCCTGGgctggggcttgtgagggcattGCCAGGGGCTGCCATGGGATACCCCCACTCTGGACACTGCCAGTGGTAGACACATAGGAGTTCTCCTGTGGGGAAGGAGGGCTAGGGTTGACAGCTTCTGGTTCCCAAGTAGGCCCTGCCACTGCTTCCTGCAGCTTCTCCAGCCTCTTGTACACCTATGTGGAGAGAAAGACTCTTAGGACATGCAGAGCCAACCTCCTGGTCAAAGCACATGCCTGCCCTAGGTCATCTAGCACCTACTCTGGGGCTTAGATTGCTGTGGCAGGCCACATACAGCTGCTCTGGGAGCTGCAGGAACCACCAACCCAGCACATCCGACAGCTGGAAAAGCTCTGCCCCTTGCTCCTTTGTTCCTGTCACAAGGAGTGCTGAGAGTCATGGCCACCAAGGCCAaggactcttatttttcttttttgcagtatccctaagctacaccctcagcctgttttattttgagatgggatctcaccaagttgctgaggtcagcctcaaacttgggatccttctgcctcagcctcccaagaactCTATTTTCAACTGTCaccagagggaagaggagagagtaccaaggagggaagaaaaaaaggcagATGCAGTGGCACAGTGTCTCCAGTACGGGACATGGTAAGACTCCTTTCCTTTTATCAGAGACAAGGAATCAAAGCCCCATCCGCAAAGCAGGTCTGCAGAGTTCTTTGGTTCAGTGGATCACTGCTCCAAGTAGAACCAAAGTGCAAGCAAGGGACGTTGGGAGACTTGTCTGTAGAAACAGACCCAGCAGGCACTGTGTTTAGCTTGCTATCCAGTAGGGCTGGCCACCCTCCCCACAGGCAGCTGGATTTCCCAGGGCTACCTGGGTCATGGGGGGTCTCTTCTTGGCCCGCCGGTGCAGGCAGCAGCAAGCCACctgacccagggccaggcccagctgGGGCAGGCACGGCCCAGGTCTGGGGTCCAGGTGCTTCTTATAAATCTGGGCAGCGATGGGAGCAGCCCAGGTATCTGTGGCTGCACCTCCTTGGAGAGTGGTCTGGGTGCTTTTCAGGGCCACTCCGGCCTCTTCAGCCTCATCTTCAATCAGGTCTTTCTGTGGGACAGATACAGTGAGCATGGCTTCTGGGTGGCCAGAACTTCAGCTGGATTCCCCACACTCGTGCACTCAATAGTGTGGTCTTCTTTCTCCAGATTTATTGAACATGCACTGTGTGTCCAGTGCTGCCCCAGGCTCTAGGGATACAATGACAAACAGAACACCCTGGGCCCTACTACACCGAGCCAATTTCTTGACAGGGGAAGACAGACACTAACAAACCTACTGGCTTGTTAGCAAAGCCCATGAGGCCTGAGCAAGAGGTAAAGGAAGGAGAGGTCCAATCTGGTTCACCAGCTTGGCTGGGCTGAgtccctgttgagagccacaatgGATAGAAAGCCCCTACACAGCAGAAGTTTGTAAAAGGAAAAGAGCAAACAGTGGCCAAGCAAGTTCTGGGCCCAGGAATTGTCTGAATGCTGCCTGTATGTTAAGTCTTCTTTGCATactgggaaactgaggctcagcaaGGAGCAGGAATTTGCTTCAAGGCCCGGGTCTCGTGCCTCTCAGCCCCGACACAGTACTCAGTGGGACAGGCAGGAGTGCGGGTGGAGCACTGACCTGCAACTTGTCGGGTAGGGCCTAGGGAAAGGCTTCCTAGTCTGCCCAATTCTCTACCACTGCATTTTCCAGGCCCCTGCCTTCTCTGAGTTCCACTACAGCTCTGGTCCCACAGCACCAAGACTGTCCTCATTCCTGTCCCCAGCCCAGATGGGGTCTATCAGGGCCCACAGAATCTACAGAAGAGACAGGTTTCTCCTTGCAAAGTAAAGGAAGCTGTTCAGGGCCCTGCCCACTTTTAAAGATgagtcagcagcagcagcagcatgctGGATCATTCACCCTCTGGGGCTGCACCTGTTGATTGCCAGGAGCAGTACCTCCCTCCCTTTCTGCCTTCCCTCAGGAGGCTCACCAGATACTTGGTCCTGGCTCCATGTGTCCTCACAGCCCTCTGGCCAGCCAGGGTCTCCAGCACTACCTAGAGGGCAGGGTGGAGAGTGTTGCCCCACACCGTGGCAGGGAGGTGCTGTGTGCAGAGGAGGCCTCTGGGGTGGGCATGGATCAGGGTTGACAGGGGTGTGGCTCTGGGGTAGGCAGAGGAGGACTGGCTCCCGGCAGGGACAGAGCCAGGTGTTATGGTACCACAGTGTAAGCAATTTGGAGGGCCTGCCTGAGGTAAAAGGATGCAAAAttaagccaggcgtggtggtatacacctgtatcccagctactttggaggctgaggaaggaggattgccaatttgaggccagactcagcaacttagaccctgtctcaaaataaaatgcaaagggCTGGggcatagctcagcagtagagggcgTGCCTAGCATGCAGCAGGCCCTGGGTCTAATcctcagtaccagaaaaaaaaaaaaaaagaaaaaaaaaaaaaagaatacaaaattacaaacacaAAATCAGGTACAGGGGAAGGAAGGAGACTGTAAGGCAAGGAGTGCTCTGGAGCTGAGGCTTTCTTTGCTCTTTACCTGGATGACCTTTGGCCTTCACACACAATACTCCAGGCCCTCCTACCTTTAGCTACTGGTGGCTTTTCCTTTCCCCCCCAGGCCAGTACACAAGCTAGCAGCTCACCACCCCAAAGCTGAAGGTGTCAGTGTCCACGGCCAGCCGGCCCGTCTTGATGTATTCCTCAGGCAGGTAAGCCAGGGTGCCCCGCACAGTGTGTGTCCGGGCCACAGCACTGCTCTGGCCAGGGTTGGTCCCTGCAAAGCGGCTGAAACGGGCCAGGCCAAAGTCTCCCAGCTTGGGCATCAGTCTCTCATCCAGAAGGACATTAGAACTTGAGGAGGAAAGAGAGGCATCAGCCCAGGCTTGGCCCTGGCCTACTCTGTCCTCCACACCCAAGTGGCCCTGATGAAACTGGACTGGAGGCTGTCAGTCTGGTGCCTTGCCCATGTATGGTGGCTAGCACTGCCTTGTGTGTCCCAGTTGCCTGCTGAGTCCCAGGGTGTCCTTATAACAACTTGGCTTCTGCTCATCAGTGGGGCCCATTGGTGTCCTCATTTCCAAACTTGTGCCATGCAGGGATCCTCAATGACCTGGAACCCCCAGCTGTGAGGTCCCAGGCTGAGCCCATCCCTATATCAGCAGAACTAGGCAAGCTGCCTCTCCCTGGGACACTAGGCAGGGCTCCACAATAAGCAGGGGATAGTGCTTCCCTGACCAAAGGTTCAGTCTCTGCAGCTCTCTCAGGGCCCTCCTCACctcatattttttaatatttttttagttgttgatagacctttattttatttatttgtttgcttatttacttatttataagtggtgctgagaattgaacccagtgcctcacacatactaggcaagcgctctaccactatgccacaccccagccccctcCTCACCTCTTGATGTCTCCGTGGATTAGGCTGGGGCTGTCCTGATGTAAAAACTGAATGGCCCGGGCTGTGCCCAGAAGGATGTCTAGTCGCTGAGTCCAGGAGAGAGGAGGGCAGGCTTCAGCCTGGGGTGACAAAAGGAGCAAAGATGGGGTCTTGAGGGAGGCTGGTGGCAGTTGTTCCTTGACCCCAACCCTCTACCCACTTGTCACTGTGTGGCCTGGAAGAAGCCAGCCATTCCATtatctgagtctcagtttccccTTCTGGAAAACAAGGAGCAAAACATCCATGATTTAGTTCACGAATGGGAGGAGAAGCAGCTCCTCTAAGACTCTGCAAGGCacagtgagctgggagagtggggGTGTTTCTAGGATTCACAACACACTGTGTGGGACATAGATTTCTGAAGTTTATTCCTTTGTCCTTGGGTGATCACCACCCACCGAACTGGCACCAGTCAGCGGGTTCCAGAGCGTCCATCACTTTGTAGAATCGGCACATGACCCAGGGCGGAACCTCATACAAGGTTCCCCACCCACCCCCAACACAGCCTGAGCGAGAAGGCCAGGAACCTCTTGCCTTGTGTGCGCTTGGCTCTTGTGCCTCATGAGCATGTCACTCAGGCAGGGCCAAGCCTCTGGGCAGCCTGTGCACATGGATCCCCTTTCCTCAAAGGCTATGCTGATAAAATCTTCCAGCTGCTGTGCTTGCATGGAGCAGAAGCTTGAGCCAATAATCCCCCTTTTAGAATAGTAGCCAGGAAGAGGGCACAGGAAAGAGTTCTGCAGAAAGCAGTGATCCACCTTGGGCCAAACCTTGAGCTAGGTGCTATGGAGGAGCTGATAGCCCAGGCCCTATGCTGGTCCTGTCCAGGTGCAAGAATGTTGTGAGTCCCAGCAAATGTGGTAGGTGAGGTGAGCCTACCTGGAAGTGGAGACGGTCTTCTAGGGAGCCATTGGGTAGGAACCCGTAGACAAGGCAGTAGAAGCCACTCTCAGCACAGTAGCCAGCAAAGTCCACAATATTTGGGTGACGAAACCTGTTTGAAAAGGTAAAGCCTGAGCCCTCTGGTTTTCCAGGCTCCACCACTTCCCATCTGGCCAGACTGGGTGGGCAGCCCTTGTTGCACCCTCACTTTGGCTGGCCCTGGCAGGCCTCAGTAGCTAAGGTAGCCATGTCCTATGGTATGCAGTCCTGGTGCCTGATGGGGCCCTGTACAGCTCTCTCCCTCTGCCTTGAGCCAGAGGGACCCCTGAGGCTCACCTTGATAGCTGTTTCACCTCAGTCAGGAAGCTCTGCTTCACCACAGTCCACTCTAGGTCAGACTCCTGCAGCCCGAGGCATAGTGGGAGAAGGGGCAGGGAAAGTAGACAGTATGAGCAACAGCTTGTTAGTCACTTCCAATGCTACCTAACCCAGGCCCAGGACAACAAGGGATGGGGAAGGGTGTgtatgccccttgaactagaatcAACACTAAGAGAATTGCTTGGGGGAAGCTTTAGAGTGGGGAGGGACTAGAGCAGTGAGGAGTAGTAGAGGGGAGGGGCTGGAGAAGCAAGGGCCAGAGGACCTTCTAGAGATTTCACCAGGATGCTATACCTACCTCTTTCAGCCTCTTCACGGCATAAGTCGTATTCCTCATCACTGCCTGGTACACACACCCAAAGCCGCCCTCCCCAATCCTGAGCTCCTCAGAGAAGTTGCGGGTTCCCTGGGAAATCTCACAGAGGGGCCAGCAGAATGGGGAGGAGTGGGCCCCCTGCAGTAGGGACACTGTGCTCTTTGGAATTAGCTGTTGGAAGAGACCCTGTGTCATATGAAGTCACTGTGTCCTCCCCTCTGCCCAGGCTGCAAGCTGCCCAAACCCCAACTGCCTTCCAGTTGCCTGGACTTGGCCAACTGGGGCTTTGAGGTGCATCAAAAACTGAGTTCCTTCCTCCTTGTGTAGAATTCTTTCCTGGGGGTGGGCAGGAGACACTTACCTTGGTAGAGGAAGGGGCTGGAGACAGCAGTGGTGGCTGGACAGTAGAAGGGCTTGGAACAGGGAAGAGCTCAGGACCTGAATGAATCTGGGAGCCTGGAAAAGCTTCATAAAGACACCAGTGAGAGGCAGGCAGAGACCCAGAGACAAGTGCCAAGGTCTACAGCCAGGATCACGGTCTAGGTGGCCCTTTCCTCAGGTCCATCAAGCCCCAAACCTAGGTCCTCTTAcctggggaggggagggtggaggcTGAGGAATGCAACTTCCGGGGGCTCCAGGCCTCGGCCTTAAAGGTTTCAGAGTTCTTGCTGGGCATCGGAACAGTGGTGCTGGGGGGTGGAAGAGGGGTGGAAGGGTGCCCTGGGATGCCGAGGAGGAAAAGGAAGGTTGAGGCCCAGGTGGGAGTTCTTCTTGTGGTCCCGCCCCCTCGTTGGGCTCCGTGCCTGTGTCCTCCCATGGGTCCCCCATCCCCAGGGTCCCTGGGGGGCTGCGCGCGCTCACAAGACGTGATGATATCCCGTGCGCGCAGCAGCTGCAGGTGCGTGAGGATGTGCACAAGGTCGGCCACGCGCGCGTTGCGGTTGATCCAGGGCCACAGGACGCTGGCGGTGCGCTGCTCGGAGCGCTCGCACAGCCGCAGCTCTGTCTGGTCGCGTACGATCAGGGCCGCTGCGGGGCGGGGGGGGCGTCAGGCATCGACGCCAGGAGCCCGGGCCCCCGCTCCGCCCCCCGCCGGCCGCCACCACCCACCGAACTGGCACCAGTCAGCGGGTTCCAGAGCGTCCATCACTTTGTAGAATCGGCACATGACCCAGGGCGGAACCTCATACAAGAAGTGCTGGGCGCCGGGAACCGCGGGCTCCCCCGGGCCTGGCCCCCCAGCCATTGCCACTGCCGCCGCCGGCCCGGGGCCTCTTGGGGCCACGGCGGGcgcaggcctgggcctgggccggCCGGGTTCGCGGACACTGACTCACTTCCCCTTCAAGCCGGCCTCGTGCAACGCCCGGCGGGGCGGAAGAGGCGGCGCTCGGGTCCGCCGCCATCTTGCGCcccgccgctgccgccgctgCCCTTGGCCACACGGGGGCGCCTCGCCGCGCCAGAGGGAAGGGGCCCTGGTAGGAAGCGGTCCCCCCCACCCCGGGGTGGCAAGTGAATTGGCCCACCACCACAGACCTTCACCACGGTGTGGTGGGCAGGGTGGACTTTCAGGAGTAGAGGCCCTCTGAATGGGGCTCTGAAGGATGAACGACTCCCATTTCTGGGGACGAAGGTTATGGCAGAGGTACAGGATGTTCCAGAAAGGCGGCTTCTGCCAAGCCTGGTGAACGTCACTGGTAGGCCCAGTTAAGAAGTTTTGGCTTTATTTAGGAGGCAGAGGACATTAGTAGAATTCTAGGCAGGAAGGGGTCAGATGTGTGCCACAGAAAGGCCCCCAGGTTGACTGCTCAGCTGGTGACAGGCGGATGCAGAGAGAACTGTACACCAGGCTACCTCCTGTGCCCTGGATCTCATCTTTCCTACTCCTTCACGAACCTGCACCAGCAATTGTTAGGTCTTGGAAATATCTGCCACATTTCCTTCTTTGCTGGCTCCTCACTAGCACATGAACACATTTAATGTTTCTTCACAACAGGCTTTTGCTCCACTCCCAGCTTctgctgtccctcctcttttctgTCACACTTCTGGTCAGTTTGTACCTCTCCCTGTGGGGAAGGCAGGGTCCAGAAACTTTTCCTACCCTCTTTTCTAAAGCTTACATCAGTCAGTCACCAAGACCTATGTGGCTGAGGTCACAACCTATGACCTCAGCCACATAAGTCTCTTTTGcttatttcctcatttttttttatattggatattgaacccaggggcactctaccacagagctacatccccagcccttttcatttttgagataaggtcttggtaatttgctgaagctggcctcaaacttgccatcctcctgcctcagacttctaACACCAGCCCCCCCCCCTTGTGTTCTCCACCCATGGATTTCTCTGGCCACATCTCAGCAGCCACTACTTCCCTAAGGTCTCACTGAATTCTGAGCCTCACCCCTTCCCTAGGGGCCCTCTGCCCTTGCCATTAATTATTACCTCTTACCTGCATGAATGTGCTACCTTTCTGAAGGGGCTCACTGCTCTGTTGATCTTCCTTGGGTACAATCACACCACAGCATTTTATTGCATAAGACTTTCCCAAGATTCCCAAAGCCCATGGAGTCCCACCTTCTTATGGTGGCCTACAGGGCTGGTCGGTGTATCCCCTGCCCACCCAAGAAGAGTATAGACCTCTGCACACATCAGTGGTTTTAAGCCATTCAGAACCCCTTAGgtgtcctgaaatatatctagcaTGCTGTCCCTCAAAGCTGTGAGAATGCAAATGCTACTGGCATACCCTTTCCCAGAAGGTTGAGCTCAAACAGCTGTGGTGAAAACTTCCCAAGCCTCCCCACTATACCTGTCCTCTTGTGCACATCTTCCTAAACTCCCTGAAGCTCCACACCTCTGTGCTTATCTGACCTTCCCACTGCACAGGAGACCCAAAGGTAGCAATGGGGCCTCTTCTCCAGCTGGATGCATCCTTGTAAGGCAATATTCCAACAGTCCCTCTTGCCTTAATCCCAACTGCAAGGAGGTTCCCCTATCCATTAGTTTATCCTCTCAGGAACTTAGAACTGTTTCCAGAAACAAGGTCTTCCCAAGACCCATGAATGGTCCCCACTAGAGCCTCTTCCCTGAAGCTATAGCCACTGTAGCCAGTCTTGAAGATGAGGGCGACTGGGCCCCAGGCCCTAGTGGCTTCTCATGGAACAATCTTCACTGTGATATATACCAACTCCAGTATCCCAAATTATTATGCACATATGTGCTGAGCTCTATGGTGCAAAGACTTGGTCCTCCTTGGGCACTGAGGGAAATGAGCTCCAGGAACAGGTCTAGCACACAAGAGATGTTCAATGTATACAGGTTTCATTTTCAATTCTCATTTAACATTCAAGGCCAGGACTTAGAGGGGACTTTTTAGTAGCTATGCCCACATATGCAGGTGAATCTGGACTCTGGGTGACTCCACAGTCCCACTGCTCCATGCCATTGTCCTCTCCTTCAGC
Protein-coding sequences here:
- the Irak1 gene encoding interleukin-1 receptor-associated kinase 1 isoform X2 — its product is MAGGPGPGEPAVPGAQHFLYEVPPWVMCRFYKVMDALEPADWCQFAALIVRDQTELRLCERSEQRTASVLWPWINRNARVADLVHILTHLQLLRARDIITSWHPSTPLPPPSTTVPMPSKNSETFKAEAWSPRKLHSSASTLPSPAFPGSQIHSGPELFPVPSPSTVQPPLLSPAPSSTKESDLEWTVVKQSFLTEVKQLSRFRHPNIVDFAGYCAESGFYCLVYGFLPNGSLEDRLHFQAEACPPLSWTQRLDILLGTARAIQFLHQDSPSLIHGDIKSSNVLLDERLMPKLGDFGLARFSRFAGTNPGQSSAVARTHTVRGTLAYLPEEYIKTGRLAVDTDTFSFGVVVLETLAGQRAVRTHGARTKYLKDLIEDEAEEAGVALKSTQTTLQGGAATDTWAAPIAAQIYKKHLDPRPGPCLPQLGLALGQVACCCLHRRAKKRPPMTQVYKRLEKLQEAVAGPTWEPEAVNPSPPSPQENSYVSTTGSVQSGGIPWQPLAMPSQAPAQAAQQLLKSPNQPVESDESVSSLSAALHSWHLSPSCPSGPAPLKEAGCTQGHTAGESSWGSGPGLRPTCMEGSPLGNSALSSSSSSEPPQIIINPARQKMVQKLALYEDGVLDSLQLLSSSSVPGLDLEHENRQGPEESDEFQS
- the Irak1 gene encoding interleukin-1 receptor-associated kinase 1 isoform X3, which encodes MAGGPGPGEPAVPGAQHFLYEVPPWVMCRFYKVMDALEPADWCQFAALIVRDQTELRLCERSEQRTASVLWPWINRNARVADLVHILTHLQLLRARDIITSWHPSTPLPPPSTTVPMPSKNSETFKAEAWSPRKLHSSASTLPSPAFPGSQIHSGPELFPVPSPSTVQPPLLSPAPSSTKLIPKSTVSLLQGAHSSPFCWPLCEISQGTRNFSEELRIGEGGFGCVYQAVMRNTTYAVKRLKEESDLEWTVVKQSFLTEVKQLSRFRHPNIVDFAGYCAESGFYCLVYGFLPNGSLEDRLHFQAEACPPLSWTQRLDILLGTARAIQFLHQDSPSLIHGDIKSSNVLLDERLMPKLGDFGLARFSRFAGTNPGQSSAVARTHTVRGTLAYLPEEYIKTGRLAVDTDTFSFGVVYKRLEKLQEAVAGPTWEPEAVNPSPPSPQENSYVSTTGSVQSGGIPWQPLAMPSQAPAQAAQQLLKSPNQPVESDESVSSLSAALHSWHLSPSCPSGPAPLKEAGCTQGHTAGESSWGSGPGLRPTCMEGSPLGNSALSSSSSSEPPQIIINPARQKMVQKLALYEDGVLDSLQLLSSSSVPGLDLEHENRQGPEESDEFQS
- the Irak1 gene encoding interleukin-1 receptor-associated kinase 1 isoform X1 yields the protein MAGGPGPGEPAVPGAQHFLYEVPPWVMCRFYKVMDALEPADWCQFAALIVRDQTELRLCERSEQRTASVLWPWINRNARVADLVHILTHLQLLRARDIITSWHPSTPLPPPSTTVPMPSKNSETFKAEAWSPRKLHSSASTLPSPAFPGSQIHSGPELFPVPSPSTVQPPLLSPAPSSTKLIPKSTVSLLQGAHSSPFCWPLCEISQGTRNFSEELRIGEGGFGCVYQAVMRNTTYAVKRLKEESDLEWTVVKQSFLTEVKQLSRFRHPNIVDFAGYCAESGFYCLVYGFLPNGSLEDRLHFQAEACPPLSWTQRLDILLGTARAIQFLHQDSPSLIHGDIKSSNVLLDERLMPKLGDFGLARFSRFAGTNPGQSSAVARTHTVRGTLAYLPEEYIKTGRLAVDTDTFSFGVVVLETLAGQRAVRTHGARTKYLKDLIEDEAEEAGVALKSTQTTLQGGAATDTWAAPIAAQIYKKHLDPRPGPCLPQLGLALGQVACCCLHRRAKKRPPMTQVYKRLEKLQEAVAGPTWEPEAVNPSPPSPQENSYVSTTGSVQSGGIPWQPLAMPSQAPAQAAQQLLKSPNQPVESDESVSSLSAALHSWHLSPSCPSGPAPLKEAGCTQGHTAGESSWGSGPGLRPTCMEGSPLGNSALSSSSSSEPPQIIINPARQKMVQKLALYEDGVLDSLQLLSSSSVPGLDLEHENRQGPEESDEFQS